Within the bacterium genome, the region GTAGATGCCTTCGGCTCTGAGCAGCTTCACGACCGAGGAGTGGTGCCAACGGGACACGATCTGCAAGACGGAGCGCTTCCTGGGACAGTCGGGATGCTGGAAGACGACCTGATAACCGTACATGCTGTTTCTCCTCATCGAATGACGCAGGGGAGTTTTGCACAGACCGTACCAACCCTCTGAGGGGCCGGAACGGACGTTGCGGGCCCGGGCGAGGTAGGAAACACCACCGTGTAACCCGGGCTTCCACGATCTGCGATCGAACTGCTTCCCCTCTGCGTTCGCGCTGCAGATCGGCAAGCAATCCAGTTTTTGTCAGAGGTCGCCCTTTTCGATCATCTCCACCGGGTCGCGTACATCGACTGCGCCCAGAAAACCGCCGCCCCTGGCCACCCCGTCATAGGCCGCGTAGCCGATCAACTCCTGGGACTGTCGCGGCAGCTTGCGGGCTATCTCGAGGGGCGTGCCCAGACAGTTGTTCTCCTCACTGCGTAGCCAGCCGACGACATAGCTCATGTGCATCCCGCGACGGAATACGTCGGAGGTCGTGTTCGGTCCCCCACCGTGAATCGTAGAACCCAGGTAGACGATGGCGTCTCCGGCCTTCATGACTGCGGGGATCGTTTCCTCTTCCGTGGGCATGCGATCGAGAGGCCACTTGTGACTGCCGGGAATGACGCGCGTGGCTCCGTTCTCTTCTGTGAAGTCCGCCAATGCCATCACGCTGGCCACTTCGATCTCGGGATGCGGCTTTGGAAGATCGTTCCAGACCACCTGGTCGCGATGCAGGAGTTGTGGCTCCGCGCCCGGGCCGCGATCGAGCACATGGCCCACATTCAGCTTATAGCTGCTGCAGGAAGGGAGCAGGATCGCGTCGCACACCTGGAGAAGGAGCGGATGGCACAAGACATCCGTCGCAAAGGTTTGCGACTTCGCTGCAATTCCTGTGAGGTGTCGTGTGGTCTTGCCCATGAACCACTCGATCGCCGGGTTCAGACAGGGGCGCCCCGGCTCTGTGTCGGCCAGCCAGGGATCGATGTCTGCATTGAGACGAGCCAGCACATCGGGGGCGAGCAAGCCCTCGACGATGACGCCGCCATCGCACTCGATGGCCTCGAGGATGCGCGTGACGGGTTGATCGGATCGGATGCGTTG harbors:
- a CDS encoding phytanoyl-CoA dioxygenase family protein: MTDLQRIRSDQPVTRILEAIECDGGVIVEGLLAPDVLARLNADIDPWLADTEPGRPCLNPAIEWFMGKTTRHLTGIAAKSQTFATDVLCHPLLLQVCDAILLPSCSSYKLNVGHVLDRGPGAEPQLLHRDQVVWNDLPKPHPEIEVASVMALADFTEENGATRVIPGSHKWPLDRMPTEEETIPAVMKAGDAIVYLGSTIHGGGPNTTSDVFRRGMHMSYVVGWLRSEENNCLGTPLEIARKLPRQSQELIGYAAYDGVARGGGFLGAVDVRDPVEMIEKGDL